One genomic segment of Komagataella phaffii GS115 chromosome 4, complete sequence includes these proteins:
- a CDS encoding 40S ribosomal protein S13, whose protein sequence is MGRMHSSGKGISASALPYSRNPPSWFKLTPDDVVQQVIKYARKGLTPSQIGVLLRDAHGVAQTRFITGNKILRILKSNGLAPAIPEDLYYLIKKAVSVRKHLERNRKDKDSKFRLILIESRIHRLARYYRTVSVLPPNWKYESATASTLVN, encoded by the coding sequence CCTTACTCAAGAAACCCTCCTTCTTGGTTCAAGTTGACTCCTGATGATGTCGTTCAACAGGTTATCAAGTACGCCAGAAAGGGTTTGACTCCTTCTCAAATCGGTGTTCTTCTGAGAGATGCTCACGGTGTTGCTCAGACTAGATTCATCACTGGTAACAAGATTCTCAGAATTTTGAAGTCTAACGGTTTGGCTCCTGCTATTCCAGAGGACTTGTACTACCTGATCAAGAAGGCTGTCTCCGTTAGAAAGCACTTGGAGAGAAACAGAAAGGACAAGGACTCCAAGTTCAGATTGATTTTGATTGAGTCCAGAATCCACAGACTGGCTCGTTACTACAGAACTGTTTCTGTCTTGCCACCTAACTGGAAGTACGAGTCTGCCACCGCCTCTACTTTGGTTAACTAG